From a single Peromyscus maniculatus bairdii isolate BWxNUB_F1_BW_parent chromosome 4, HU_Pman_BW_mat_3.1, whole genome shotgun sequence genomic region:
- the Lcn2 gene encoding neutrophil gelatinase-associated lipocalin isoform X1 has translation MALGVLCLAALTLLGVLQSQAQDSTENLIPAPSLLKVPLQPGFQKDRFQGRWYVVGLAGNAVRKEEEGRFTMYSTIYDLQEDNSYNVTSILLRDQRCDYWIRTFVPSSRAGRFTLGNIRSYPKVRSYSVQVAATDYDQFAMVFFKKISGKKQYFKTTLYGRTKELPAELKERFVRFAKSLGLTDDHIIFSVPTDQCIDN, from the exons ATGGCCCTGGGTGTCCTGTGTCTAGCCGCCCTCACCCTGCTCGGGGTCCTGCAGAGCCAGGCCCAGGACTCCACTGAGAACTTGATCCCCGCTCCATCTCTGCTGAAGGTCCCCCTGCAGCCAGGCTTCCAGAAGGACCGG TTTCAGGGGAGGTGGTATGTCGTGGGCCTGGCAGGCAATGCGGTCCGGAAGGAAGAAGAGGGTCGCTTTACGATGTACAGCACCATCTACGATCTGCAAGAGGACAACAGCTACAATGTCACCTCCATCCTGCTCAG GGACCAGCGCTGTGACTACTGGATCAGAACTTTTGTTCCAAGCTCCAGGGCGGGCCGGTTCACCCTGGGAAACATTCGCA GTTACCCTAAGGTACGGAGCTACAGTGTACAAGTGGCCGCTACCGACTATGACCAGTTTGCCATGGTATTTTTCAAGAAGATTTCTGGAAAAAAGCAATACTTCAAAACCACCCTGTATG GAAGAACCAAGGAATTGCCCGCTGAACTAAAGGAGCGCTTTGTCCGCTTTGCCAAGTCTCTGGGCCTTACAGATGACCATATCATCTTCTCTGTCCCCACCG ACCAATGCATTGACAACTGA
- the Lcn2 gene encoding neutrophil gelatinase-associated lipocalin isoform X2, producing the protein MALGVLCLAALTLLGVLQSQAQDSTENLIPAPSLLKVPLQPGFQKDRFQGRWYVVGLAGNAVRKEEEGRFTMYSTIYDLQEDNSYNVTSILLRDQRCDYWIRTFVPSSRAGRFTLGNIRSYPKVRSYSVQVAATDYDQFAMVFFKKISGKKQYFKTTLYGRTKELPAELKERFVRFAKSLGLTDDHIIFSVPTVGLVWTWQSTGSWQPEITNARSSALF; encoded by the exons ATGGCCCTGGGTGTCCTGTGTCTAGCCGCCCTCACCCTGCTCGGGGTCCTGCAGAGCCAGGCCCAGGACTCCACTGAGAACTTGATCCCCGCTCCATCTCTGCTGAAGGTCCCCCTGCAGCCAGGCTTCCAGAAGGACCGG TTTCAGGGGAGGTGGTATGTCGTGGGCCTGGCAGGCAATGCGGTCCGGAAGGAAGAAGAGGGTCGCTTTACGATGTACAGCACCATCTACGATCTGCAAGAGGACAACAGCTACAATGTCACCTCCATCCTGCTCAG GGACCAGCGCTGTGACTACTGGATCAGAACTTTTGTTCCAAGCTCCAGGGCGGGCCGGTTCACCCTGGGAAACATTCGCA GTTACCCTAAGGTACGGAGCTACAGTGTACAAGTGGCCGCTACCGACTATGACCAGTTTGCCATGGTATTTTTCAAGAAGATTTCTGGAAAAAAGCAATACTTCAAAACCACCCTGTATG GAAGAACCAAGGAATTGCCCGCTGAACTAAAGGAGCGCTTTGTCCGCTTTGCCAAGTCTCTGGGCCTTACAGATGACCATATCATCTTCTCTGTCCCCACCG TTGGGCTAGTCTGGACCTGGCAAAGCACAGGCTCCTGGCAGCCAGAGATCACAAATGCTCGCTCCTCTGCTCTGTTCTGA